In one window of Aceticella autotrophica DNA:
- a CDS encoding PepSY domain-containing protein, producing MNKKIVTYAVAGAMALGIVGGVSAYQGIANAQTETSATAVQTTANDNTQNPGYTASIKVSNPQDNAKDNVNETKDNETQESAKLSTLAKITPEQAKAEALKVAQGTVTKVELDNENGNLVYSVDIKTNTGSSDVKVDAGNGKVLYQDKGSDNEKGKEKAGETEKTNAPDKDNVQSEQNVQSAQ from the coding sequence ATGAACAAAAAAATAGTAACATACGCAGTTGCAGGAGCAATGGCACTGGGAATTGTAGGAGGAGTATCAGCATATCAGGGTATTGCAAATGCACAGACAGAAACATCGGCAACAGCAGTACAGACGACAGCAAATGATAATACGCAGAATCCGGGGTATACTGCATCGATTAAGGTTTCAAATCCACAAGACAATGCAAAGGACAATGTAAATGAAACTAAAGACAATGAAACACAGGAAAGCGCAAAATTATCAACACTTGCAAAAATCACACCTGAACAAGCAAAAGCTGAGGCATTAAAAGTTGCACAAGGCACCGTTACAAAGGTTGAACTCGACAATGAAAATGGCAATCTTGTTTATAGTGTGGATATAAAAACAAATACAGGTTCAAGTGATGTAAAAGTTGATGCAGGAAATGGTAAGGTTTTATATCAAGACAAAGGAAGCGACAATGAAAAAGGAAAAGAAAAAGCCGGTGAAACAGAAAAAACAAATGCTCCTGACAAAGACAATGTTCAATCAGAACAAAATGTTCAATCAGCACAATAA
- a CDS encoding biotin synthase BioB, translated as MNIKTKNEIIEILKMPYNEFDKSIKSIAKNISQNINIQTIALLGYNNTCINQCTYCGMRADNINLKRYKLSPTEIKKIVKTVEKSNIKNIYFVSGEDPEYDFKDILSIIEYSKSLNLNVGLAIGERKLKDYNELKAAGLDEYMLKFETTNKTLFNNIKPNTNFKKRISCIQQIKKAGLRLASGNIVGLPHQTIDDIANDIILMNDLEISFAPVIPYIPVSNTPLIIEAKKENNKKNLELTIKEISLLRIIIPKVNITAQQPGEDFKNGLSDLNGNLNALKAGANVLLIDMLPQELIENFNIIDNRMIKGLNHINKLITLYNL; from the coding sequence ATGAATATTAAAACAAAAAATGAAATAATTGAAATACTAAAAATGCCTTATAATGAATTTGATAAGTCAATTAAATCCATTGCAAAAAATATCTCCCAAAATATTAATATACAAACTATTGCATTGCTTGGTTATAATAATACATGTATTAATCAATGTACTTACTGTGGTATGAGAGCAGATAATATAAATTTAAAACGTTATAAATTATCACCAACAGAAATTAAAAAAATAGTAAAAACAGTTGAAAAATCAAATATAAAAAATATTTATTTCGTATCCGGAGAGGATCCGGAATATGATTTTAAAGATATCCTATCAATAATTGAATATAGTAAAAGCTTAAATCTCAATGTAGGTTTGGCTATCGGTGAAAGAAAGTTGAAAGATTATAATGAATTAAAAGCGGCAGGTTTAGATGAATATATGTTAAAATTTGAAACAACAAATAAAACCCTTTTTAACAACATCAAACCAAATACCAATTTTAAAAAACGAATTAGTTGCATACAACAAATTAAAAAAGCTGGTTTGCGTTTGGCTTCCGGTAATATTGTAGGACTTCCACATCAAACAATTGATGATATAGCCAATGACATCATCTTAATGAATGATTTGGAAATTAGTTTTGCTCCCGTTATTCCTTATATACCTGTTTCTAATACGCCACTTATTATTGAAGCAAAGAAAGAAAATAATAAAAAAAATTTAGAATTAACAATAAAAGAAATATCCTTATTAAGAATTATAATACCAAAAGTCAATATTACTGCTCAACAACCAGGTGAAGATTTTAAAAACGGATTGTCTGATTTAAATGGAAATTTAAATGCACTAAAGGCAGGAGCTAATGTGCTTCTTATTGACATGTTGCCTCAAGAATTAATAGAAAATTTCAATATTATTGATAACAGAATGATTAAAGGATTGAATCATATTAACAAATTAATTACATTGTATAATTTATAA
- a CDS encoding ECF transporter S component yields the protein MKNNNVTKLIQASIFLALAMILQIIGRNFVQINPILIGPLISTIIFLTTYISGLSLGILIGILIPLLGILIGVVAGPFIPFVPVMILGNIILIITFGILMYKGRTFLYAGIALSSILRYLFMTFASQYLINIFNLNIPQKILQQVLMLLSTPQLINALIGGIIAIIIIEILNKRKLNFLKNLK from the coding sequence ATGAAAAATAATAATGTCACCAAACTTATACAAGCATCTATATTTTTAGCACTTGCTATGATTCTCCAAATTATAGGTAGAAATTTTGTTCAAATAAACCCTATTCTTATTGGACCATTAATAAGTACAATTATCTTTTTGACAACTTATATATCTGGTCTAAGTTTAGGAATTTTAATAGGAATACTTATTCCACTACTTGGCATATTAATTGGGGTTGTTGCCGGACCATTTATACCATTTGTTCCTGTTATGATACTTGGAAATATAATCCTTATTATAACATTTGGAATCTTAATGTATAAAGGAAGAACTTTTTTATATGCAGGAATCGCACTTAGCTCCATTTTAAGATACCTCTTCATGACTTTCGCTTCTCAATATTTAATTAATATATTTAATTTAAATATTCCTCAAAAAATTTTACAACAAGTCTTAATGCTTCTTTCAACCCCACAACTTATTAATGCTTTAATTGGTGGAATAATAGCCATTATTATTATCGAAATCTTGAATAAAAGAAAACTTAATTTCTTAAAAAATTTAAAATAA